GCCTGTCCGCGACTCCTCGCCCGGCTCGCCAGCCCTGTCTTCCCAcgccgccccccgcccgccgcccggcaTGGCCCCGGAGCAAACAGGTAACAAGAAGCGGGAAGAGCCGGCGCCCCAGAAGGCCGCAGAGGGCTCGTCGTCGCTGAGCTCGTCGTCGCCGAGCTCGTCGTCGCCGGGCTCGTCGTCGCCGGGCTCGTCGTCGCCGGGCTCGGCGGCGGTGCACGCAGACGGCCCGCAGCCTCCCACGAAGCCCAAGCGGATGGTGGTGCGGCGCTCACTGGTGGACTACCTGAGGGGGCGCGAGGTGGGCGCGCCGGGCCGCGCCGGGCTCTCAGGTTTCGATAGCGAGCTGCATGGCTTCGCGGTGCGGAAGCTGCCAGAGCTGCTGCGGGAGCGCGAACTGTCCTTGGGCACCGTGGACAAGGTGTTCGCGTCGCAGTGGCTGAACGCCAGGCAGGTGGTGTGCGGTACCAAGTGCAACACGCTCTTCGTGGTGGACGTGCGGTCCAGCCAGGTAACGCGCATCCCCCTCATACGGGATCGTCAGCACCCGCCGGCCCGCGCCCAGCCGGGCTGCGGCATCCATGCGGTCCAGCTGAATCCCTCCAAGACGCTGCTGGCCACCGGGGGCGAGAACCCCAACAGCCTGGCCGTCTACTGGTTGCCAACGCTGGATCCCTTGTGCCTGGGCGACCACGGCCACAAAGACTGGATCTTCGCCATCGCCTGGATGAGCGACACGGTGGTGGTGAGCGGCTCCCGCGACGGCACCTTGGGCATCTGGAAGATAGACCCCGACGTATTCCGGAGCAGCATCGCCTGGCGCAATCCTGCAGAGCTCTCCGTGTATGCCCACATCCGTCCCGCGGAAGTGGAGGATGTCCGCAGGGCCGCCACCAACCCACGTAACTGCAAGGTCGGTGCTGTGGCCTTCAGCGCCAAGAGGCAGGAGCTGGGAGCCGTGACCATGGATGGCTACTTCCACCTGTGGAAAGCCCAGAATACCCTGTCCAAGCTGTTGTACATCAGGCTGCCTTACTGCAGAGAGAACGTGTGCCTGACCTACTGCGATGAGTTGTCCCTGTACGCGGTAGGCTCCCAGTCCCATGTCTCTTTCCTGGACCTGCGCCAGGGTCACCAGAGCATCCGGTACCTGTGCTCCCGCGAGGGCGGCACGGGTGTGCGCTCTCTCAGCTTCTATGAGCACATCGTCACCGTGGGCACTGGCCACGGCTCTCTGCTCTTCTATGACATCCGCGCGCAGAAGTTCCTGGAGGAGAAGGTCTCGGACAGCCAGCACTCCTCTCCGCGGCCCACAGGGCGGAGGTTCAGGCTGATTTGTGGCAGAGGCTGGCTCAACCAAGATGACCTGCAGATGAACGACCTCAGTGCCTTGGACGAGTTGCCCAATGCTCTCTACACCCATTGCTACAACTGGCCGGAGATGAAGCTCTTCGTCGCTGGCGGCCCTCTTCCTTCAAGCCTCCGTGGGAACTATGCAGGCCTCTGGAGCTAAGGATGGCCGCCCTGTCCTCAGAGTGCCCAGATTTACCTTCCAGTCCCCTcccacttttctcctttgccctgtgTTTGTGCTTTTGAGTCTgtgtggcttttatctttcagattaaaaaactCCAGCTTACCTCTGCTTAGGGTATTAGGCGAAGAGAGATGGCGACCTAGAGAGTGAGTTACCCTTCGGTCAGTCAAAATTTGGCTTTAACACTTTTATACACCTGGCCAATAGTGTCGTtttgaattatacaaaaaaattttgACGAATTCTTAGTTCTGTTTACTGTTTGAGTCATTTATGTATTCTCTCACTTTAATGCCTGGCAGTCACGGTTTTAcaattctgtatattttctttttctgttacctGTATTATGATAATACTGTTTTGGTCGTTTTTCATCACAGATAGATGgtatattgagattttttttttttttttttaaaaagagtttgtaCATGTGTTCTGGAAAGCTGGCTGTAGTATTATAGTGTTGTTCCAGTGGGAAGGTACATGCCAGTTTCTAGATTACCAGGTTTTGGAAGCATTCCATTTGCAAATTGTCATCTTCATGTTTGTAGTTTGTAAATTGTTGGTGCTAAACATGCTGTTTAAAAACGTCATTCATGGTGAAAACAAGATTGTCATACAATCTTGGGTTTTTTGGTAC
This genomic interval from Bos indicus x Bos taurus breed Angus x Brahman F1 hybrid chromosome X, Bos_hybrid_MaternalHap_v2.0, whole genome shotgun sequence contains the following:
- the LOC113886717 gene encoding DDB1- and CUL4-associated factor 12-like protein 2, which gives rise to MAPEQTGNKKREEPAPQKAAEGSSSLSSSSPSSSSPGSSSPGSSSPGSAAVHADGPQPPTKPKRMVVRRSLVDYLRGREVGAPGRAGLSGFDSELHGFAVRKLPELLRERELSLGTVDKVFASQWLNARQVVCGTKCNTLFVVDVRSSQVTRIPLIRDRQHPPARAQPGCGIHAVQLNPSKTLLATGGENPNSLAVYWLPTLDPLCLGDHGHKDWIFAIAWMSDTVVVSGSRDGTLGIWKIDPDVFRSSIAWRNPAELSVYAHIRPAEVEDVRRAATNPRNCKVGAVAFSAKRQELGAVTMDGYFHLWKAQNTLSKLLYIRLPYCRENVCLTYCDELSLYAVGSQSHVSFLDLRQGHQSIRYLCSREGGTGVRSLSFYEHIVTVGTGHGSLLFYDIRAQKFLEEKVSDSQHSSPRPTGRRFRLICGRGWLNQDDLQMNDLSALDELPNALYTHCYNWPEMKLFVAGGPLPSSLRGNYAGLWS